Proteins from a genomic interval of Oscillatoria salina IIICB1:
- the leuS gene encoding leucine--tRNA ligase, producing MESRYNPAKIEKKWQQQWTAEGADKTPENTDKPKFYALSMFPYPSGNLHMGHVRVYTITDAIARLKRMQGYRVLNPMGWDAFGLPAENAAIDRKIHPAKWTYQNIAQMKQQLQQLGISLDWEREVTTCAPDYYKWTQWLFLQFFQAGLAYQRESAVNWDPIDQTVLANEQVDNEGRSWRSGAKVERKLLRQWFLKITDYAEQLLNDLDKLAGWPERVKLMQANWIGKSVGAYLEFPIVGMDEKIGVFTTRPDTVYGVSYVVLAPEHPLTAKVTAPERKTAVEAFVKEVGEESELERTAEDKPKRGIPTGGKAINPFNGEEIPILIADYVLYEYGTGAVMGVPAHDTRDLKFAQENDLPIKVVIVPDDADNSKQVKNLLDEAYTDPGIVVNSDLFNGMESNQAKEEIVKYAEQKGFGRGKVQYRLRDWLISRQRYWGAPIPIIHCPKCGTVPVPEADLPVKLPENVEFSGRGASPLAKLSEWIDVSCPSCGEAAKRETDTMDTFIDSSWYFLRYTDANNDREVFDRAKVNDWMPVDQYVGGIEHAILHLLYSRFFTKFLRDRGLVACDEPFQRLLTQGMVQGITYKNPVTGKYIPSSEVNPEDPQDPETGESLSVFYEKMSKSKYNGVDPQQVIAKYGADTARLFILFKAPPEKDLEWDAADVEGQFRFLNRVWRLVSEFDVSQAAKSGKINHQQLTKAEKDLRRAVHLAIKEISEDLDEEYQFNTAISELMKLSNALSDAKCQDSPVYREGIETLVKLMAPFAPHIAEEMWHNLGYSESVHWQNWAKFDPQALEVDEITLVIQIMGKTRGTIQVPATKDKKALEDYARASEVAQRYLEGKEVKKVIVVPGKLVNFVLGK from the coding sequence GTGGAGTCCCGATATAACCCAGCCAAAATCGAGAAAAAGTGGCAACAACAGTGGACAGCCGAGGGAGCGGACAAAACCCCCGAAAACACTGACAAACCGAAATTTTATGCCTTGTCGATGTTCCCCTATCCATCGGGTAACTTGCACATGGGTCACGTGCGCGTATATACAATTACCGATGCGATCGCGCGCCTGAAACGAATGCAAGGCTATCGCGTTCTTAATCCGATGGGCTGGGATGCTTTTGGTCTACCTGCGGAAAATGCCGCCATTGACCGAAAAATTCACCCAGCGAAATGGACATATCAAAACATCGCCCAGATGAAGCAACAACTACAACAACTGGGCATTTCCCTAGACTGGGAACGCGAAGTTACCACTTGTGCGCCCGACTATTACAAATGGACACAGTGGCTATTTTTGCAATTTTTCCAAGCTGGACTAGCTTATCAAAGAGAATCAGCAGTTAACTGGGACCCCATCGACCAAACAGTTCTCGCCAACGAACAAGTAGACAACGAAGGGCGATCGTGGCGTTCTGGTGCTAAAGTAGAACGCAAACTATTGCGTCAGTGGTTCTTGAAAATTACCGACTACGCCGAACAATTACTTAACGACCTCGATAAATTAGCAGGGTGGCCCGAACGAGTCAAGTTAATGCAAGCCAATTGGATTGGTAAATCTGTTGGCGCTTATTTAGAATTTCCCATTGTCGGGATGGATGAGAAGATCGGCGTGTTTACCACTCGTCCCGATACCGTTTATGGCGTTAGTTACGTGGTTCTCGCCCCAGAACACCCACTGACAGCAAAAGTGACCGCGCCGGAGAGAAAAACCGCAGTTGAGGCGTTTGTCAAAGAAGTTGGCGAAGAAAGCGAATTAGAACGTACTGCGGAAGATAAACCCAAGCGAGGCATTCCTACAGGCGGTAAAGCAATTAACCCCTTCAACGGAGAAGAAATTCCCATTTTGATTGCTGATTACGTCCTCTACGAATACGGTACAGGCGCAGTTATGGGCGTTCCCGCCCATGATACGCGGGACTTGAAATTTGCTCAGGAAAACGATTTGCCGATTAAAGTAGTTATCGTGCCTGACGATGCTGATAACTCGAAACAAGTGAAAAACTTGTTAGATGAGGCGTATACAGATCCGGGTATTGTCGTTAATTCAGACTTATTTAACGGCATGGAATCAAATCAGGCGAAGGAAGAAATCGTTAAATATGCCGAACAAAAAGGTTTTGGTAGAGGAAAAGTTCAATATCGCCTTAGAGATTGGTTGATTTCCCGCCAACGCTATTGGGGCGCGCCGATTCCGATTATTCACTGTCCGAAATGCGGTACAGTACCAGTACCGGAAGCAGATTTACCTGTAAAGTTACCGGAAAATGTCGAGTTTTCCGGACGTGGTGCGTCTCCTTTGGCGAAGTTGTCTGAGTGGATCGATGTGAGTTGTCCGAGTTGTGGCGAAGCTGCGAAACGAGAAACGGATACGATGGATACTTTTATCGATTCGTCGTGGTATTTCTTGCGTTATACCGATGCTAATAACGATCGAGAAGTATTCGATCGCGCGAAAGTTAACGATTGGATGCCCGTAGATCAGTATGTCGGTGGAATTGAACACGCGATTCTACACTTATTGTATTCGCGATTTTTTACGAAATTTTTACGCGATCGCGGCTTAGTCGCTTGCGATGAACCTTTCCAACGCTTGTTAACTCAAGGTATGGTGCAGGGGATTACTTACAAAAATCCGGTTACGGGTAAGTATATTCCTTCGAGCGAAGTTAATCCCGAAGATCCCCAAGATCCCGAAACTGGAGAAAGTTTATCCGTCTTCTATGAGAAGATGTCCAAGTCAAAATACAATGGAGTCGATCCCCAGCAAGTTATCGCGAAATATGGCGCGGATACCGCCAGATTATTTATCTTGTTTAAAGCACCTCCAGAAAAAGATTTAGAATGGGATGCGGCTGATGTTGAAGGACAATTTCGCTTTTTAAATCGAGTTTGGCGTTTAGTAAGTGAATTTGACGTTAGCCAAGCAGCAAAATCAGGAAAAATCAACCATCAACAATTAACTAAAGCAGAAAAAGATTTACGTCGCGCCGTGCATTTAGCGATTAAGGAAATTTCTGAAGATTTAGACGAAGAATATCAGTTTAATACTGCTATTTCCGAGTTGATGAAGCTAAGTAATGCACTCAGCGATGCTAAGTGTCAAGACTCGCCTGTGTATCGAGAAGGAATCGAAACTTTAGTTAAATTAATGGCTCCTTTTGCGCCTCACATTGCCGAGGAAATGTGGCACAATTTAGGTTATAGCGAGTCAGTTCATTGGCAAAATTGGGCTAAATTCGATCCTCAAGCTTTAGAGGTAGATGAAATTACTTTAGTAATTCAAATTATGGGCAAAACTCGCGGCACAATACAAGTACCTGCGACTAAAGATAAAAAAGCTTTAGAAGATTATGCTCGTGCTTCCGAAGTAGCCCAACGTTACCTTGAAGGTAAGGAAGTGAAAAAAGTGATTGTTGTCCCAGGAAAGTTGGTTAATTTTGTCTTAGGTAAATAA
- the menD gene encoding 2-succinyl-5-enolpyruvyl-6-hydroxy-3-cyclohexene-1-carboxylic-acid synthase produces MIDLRNTNTLWGSIIAETFSRLGLTTAIICPGSRSTPLTVAFAQHSEIETIPILDERSAAFFALGIAKRSSLPVVLICTSGTAGANFFPAIIEAKESQVPLLILTADRPPELRNCHAGQSIDQVKMYGNYPNWQTELAIPASDLGMLRYLRQNIVQAWQRSLLPSPGVVHLNIPFREPLAPTPEPLHCQLQAEDFFAGISNFSVAKNTFSLEITAQIKNYLSQWQKCDRGIIIAGIAQPQNPEEYCQIIGHLAKTLGWAVLAEGLSPVRNYANRNPYLISTYDSILRNREIAEKLSPEIVIQIGELPTSKTLRSWLENTQAYRFIIDSSSENLDPIHGKTTHLYLDVSQLQPIIDFRQTNVIKPENYLKTWYNAETQLRTKITRKLAATKTLFEGKIPWLLAQNLPPQTPIFVANSMPVRDVEYFWQPNHSQIIPYFNRGANGIDGTLSTALGIAHRNQSAVLLTGDLALLHDTNGFLTSNKFLGHLTIILINNQGGGIFEMLPISQFKNTFEEYFATPQNVDFAQLAASYGIEHQLITSWEQLQALLNPLPEKGIRILELQTDRQTDAKWRQENLAKFATDLVEKSPN; encoded by the coding sequence ATGATTGACTTGCGGAATACTAATACTTTATGGGGATCGATTATTGCCGAAACTTTTAGTCGTTTAGGTTTAACAACTGCAATTATTTGTCCCGGTTCTCGTTCTACTCCTTTAACTGTAGCTTTTGCCCAACATTCCGAGATTGAAACTATCCCGATTTTAGATGAACGTTCCGCCGCATTTTTTGCTTTGGGAATCGCTAAAAGATCGAGTTTACCTGTGGTTTTAATTTGTACTTCCGGAACGGCGGGCGCAAACTTTTTTCCAGCAATAATTGAAGCTAAAGAAAGTCAGGTTCCCCTCTTAATTTTAACCGCAGATCGACCGCCAGAATTAAGAAATTGCCATGCAGGACAAAGTATTGACCAAGTAAAAATGTATGGTAATTATCCTAATTGGCAAACTGAATTAGCCATACCTGCTTCAGATCTAGGAATGCTACGTTATTTGCGGCAAAATATCGTGCAAGCTTGGCAGCGATCGCTATTGCCTTCTCCTGGTGTTGTACACTTAAATATACCATTTCGCGAACCTCTCGCGCCTACACCAGAACCGCTTCACTGTCAATTGCAAGCTGAAGATTTTTTTGCTGGAATTAGCAATTTTTCTGTAGCCAAAAATACTTTTTCTCTAGAAATAACTGCCCAAATTAAAAACTATCTCTCACAATGGCAAAAATGCGATCGCGGAATTATTATTGCTGGGATAGCCCAACCCCAAAACCCAGAAGAATATTGTCAAATAATTGGACATTTAGCTAAAACTTTAGGTTGGGCTGTTCTCGCTGAAGGACTATCACCAGTGAGAAATTATGCTAACCGAAATCCTTATTTAATTTCTACCTATGATTCGATTTTGCGGAATCGAGAAATCGCCGAAAAATTATCTCCCGAAATAGTTATTCAAATTGGCGAACTTCCGACGAGCAAAACTTTGCGTAGTTGGTTAGAAAACACCCAAGCTTATCGTTTTATTATCGATTCTAGCAGTGAAAATTTAGACCCCATTCACGGCAAAACTACCCATTTGTATTTAGATGTCAGCCAATTACAACCGATAATAGATTTTCGGCAAACAAATGTAATCAAACCAGAAAATTACCTGAAAACATGGTATAATGCTGAAACTCAGTTGAGAACAAAAATAACTCGCAAACTAGCAGCAACTAAAACATTATTTGAAGGTAAAATTCCTTGGCTGCTTGCTCAAAACTTACCGCCACAAACACCAATATTTGTTGCTAATAGTATGCCAGTGCGAGATGTCGAATACTTTTGGCAACCAAACCATAGCCAAATTATCCCTTATTTTAATCGCGGTGCGAATGGAATTGATGGCACTTTATCCACAGCTTTAGGGATTGCCCACCGCAACCAAAGTGCTGTTTTGTTAACAGGAGATTTGGCTTTACTCCACGATACCAACGGATTTTTAACTAGTAATAAATTTCTCGGACATTTAACAATTATTTTAATTAATAATCAAGGTGGCGGTATTTTTGAAATGTTGCCTATTTCTCAATTTAAAAATACCTTTGAAGAATACTTTGCCACACCCCAAAATGTAGATTTTGCTCAACTAGCCGCCAGTTATGGCATCGAACATCAATTAATTACCTCTTGGGAACAGTTACAAGCCTTATTAAATCCTTTACCAGAAAAGGGAATCAGGATTTTAGAATTACAGACCGATCGCCAAACAGATGCTAAGTGGCGACAGGAAAATTTAGCTAAATTCGCTACCGATTTAGTGGAAAAATCGCCAAATTGA
- the menH gene encoding 2-succinyl-6-hydroxy-2,4-cyclohexadiene-1-carboxylate synthase, protein MKFPKYQVNYQLIGAQNKSIICFLHGFMGDNRDFESVVNLLTAEFRCLVIDIPGHGKTKINGNESCYNMPNTAQALVDLLVELNLKKSYLVGYSMGGRLALYLAIHYPQYFPKLVLESASPGLATALERRQRKQRDEQLAREIETSNFSAFVNKWYQQPLFASLKSYPQWEKMKARRLENNPAELAKSLRNLGTGSQPSLWAKLTSFSQPLLLLVGEKDAKFIAINSQMQQLCPSAELSIVPNCGHNIHLENEAQFVQIVKQFLQT, encoded by the coding sequence ATGAAATTCCCCAAATATCAAGTTAATTACCAATTAATAGGCGCGCAAAATAAGTCAATTATTTGCTTTTTACATGGTTTTATGGGCGATAATCGTGACTTTGAATCTGTTGTTAATTTATTGACCGCAGAATTCCGTTGTTTAGTAATCGATATTCCCGGTCATGGCAAAACTAAAATTAACGGCAACGAATCATGTTATAATATGCCCAATACAGCACAAGCTTTAGTGGATTTATTAGTTGAATTAAATTTAAAAAAATCTTATTTAGTTGGTTATTCAATGGGCGGACGTTTAGCATTGTATCTGGCAATTCACTATCCGCAATATTTTCCCAAACTTGTCTTAGAATCAGCCTCACCAGGGTTAGCAACTGCTTTAGAAAGACGGCAACGAAAACAACGAGACGAACAACTCGCTAGGGAAATAGAAACAAGCAATTTTTCAGCCTTTGTTAACAAATGGTATCAGCAACCTTTATTTGCTTCCTTGAAATCTTATCCTCAGTGGGAAAAGATGAAAGCGAGAAGGTTAGAAAATAATCCGGCTGAATTAGCTAAATCTCTGCGTAATCTGGGGACTGGTAGTCAACCTTCATTGTGGGCTAAACTAACATCTTTTTCTCAACCTTTGCTATTATTAGTTGGAGAAAAAGATGCTAAATTTATAGCAATTAACTCACAAATGCAGCAACTATGTCCCTCGGCTGAGTTATCTATCGTTCCCAATTGCGGACATAATATTCATTTAGAAAATGAAGCTCAATTTGTGCAAATAGTCAAGCAATTTTTGCAAACATAA
- a CDS encoding isochorismate synthase — translation MPVIPCSTNPIQDEKELHQFLLVCQEKSIRAGSSLIVSFSIEIDPIDPLAVLQNYLRTNERHFYWENRGKGEAIAAWGTAASLTITSSDRFTKSQQFVQKCCQQIIKTGDLHLPLAGPHFLAAFTFFDYPENRDRCVDLAVGSFPAATIFLPEFHLACRQEKYVFVANFQLEAQGDINLIINRLQQQIQKTSLSRQPIINLAFDPPQPLIQQLPEITAHKFTSAVSSALSSIQKKEFSKIVLAHALDVTAPVNFQLVESLHNLRQRHPDCYIFSISNGKKSNFIGASPERLISIHNHQLATDALAGSAPRGKTTAEDVKFADKLLNSEKEKREHQAVSKFIIQQLNKIGLQPTISPLQVLQLSNIQHLWTPIYAQLSSEINPLEIVAQLHPTPAVAGVPTAIACEQIRRYESCDRCLYAAPLGWLDDRGNAQFIVGIRSAMITENWARLYAGAGIVAGSDPQKELAEVQLKLQTMLNALI, via the coding sequence ATGCCAGTTATACCCTGTTCGACTAACCCGATCCAAGATGAAAAAGAACTACATCAGTTTCTCTTAGTTTGCCAAGAGAAATCAATTCGCGCTGGTAGTTCGCTAATTGTCAGTTTTTCAATCGAAATCGATCCCATCGATCCTTTAGCTGTTTTGCAAAATTATCTGAGAACAAATGAACGACATTTTTACTGGGAAAATCGCGGAAAAGGGGAAGCGATCGCTGCTTGGGGAACCGCAGCCTCTTTGACAATTACTTCTTCAGATAGATTTACTAAATCTCAACAGTTTGTCCAAAAATGCTGTCAGCAAATTATTAAAACAGGCGACCTTCATTTGCCTTTAGCCGGACCTCATTTTTTGGCAGCTTTTACCTTTTTCGACTACCCAGAAAACCGCGATCGCTGTGTCGATCTTGCTGTAGGAAGTTTTCCGGCTGCTACTATTTTTCTCCCTGAATTTCATTTAGCTTGTCGTCAGGAAAAGTATGTTTTTGTGGCTAACTTTCAACTAGAAGCTCAAGGAGATATTAACTTAATTATCAATCGTCTTCAGCAACAGATTCAAAAAACTAGTTTGTCTCGCCAACCAATTATTAACCTCGCTTTCGATCCGCCGCAACCACTCATTCAACAATTACCGGAAATTACAGCCCATAAATTTACTTCGGCAGTAAGTTCTGCTTTAAGTTCAATTCAAAAAAAAGAGTTTAGTAAAATAGTTTTAGCCCATGCCCTTGACGTTACTGCCCCGGTTAATTTTCAATTGGTAGAATCTCTGCATAATCTGCGACAGCGACACCCAGATTGTTATATTTTTTCGATTAGTAACGGCAAAAAAAGTAACTTTATTGGCGCCAGTCCCGAACGTTTGATTAGTATCCACAATCATCAATTAGCAACTGATGCTTTAGCAGGTTCTGCACCCAGAGGTAAAACAACTGCTGAAGACGTTAAATTTGCCGATAAATTATTAAACAGCGAAAAGGAAAAACGCGAACATCAAGCAGTAAGTAAATTTATCATTCAACAGTTAAATAAAATTGGCTTACAACCAACAATTTCACCTTTACAAGTTTTACAACTTTCTAATATTCAACACCTCTGGACTCCCATTTATGCTCAATTGTCAAGCGAAATTAACCCGTTAGAAATTGTCGCCCAACTTCACCCAACTCCAGCAGTGGCAGGCGTTCCCACCGCGATCGCCTGCGAACAAATCCGCCGCTATGAAAGCTGCGATCGCTGTCTTTATGCTGCACCTTTAGGTTGGCTTGACGATCGCGGCAATGCCCAATTTATTGTTGGTATTCGTTCGGCAATGATAACTGAAAATTGGGCAAGACTTTACGCAGGTGCAGGTATTGTTGCCGGTTCCGATCCGCAAAAAGAATTAGCAGAAGTCCAACTTAAATTACAAACTATGCTTAATGCTTTAATTTGA
- the menA gene encoding 2-carboxy-1,4-naphthoquinone phytyltransferase, producing MTTTYLEKSHSKLWLAAIKPPMYSVAVIPITVGTAVAFAQTSICNNLIFFTFLGSAILIIGWLNLSNDVFDSQTGIDKNKAHSVVNLTGNKTLVFWMSNLCLGLGILGIGAIAYWQQDLTILGIIALCCFLGYTYQGPPFRLGYQGLGEIICFLTFGPLAIAAAYYSQTQTFSGMNIAASVAIGITTSIILFCSHFHQVEDDLAAGKISPIVRLGTAKGAIVLTWATGSVFALTTICVILGYFPLATLLIFASLPAAWQLIRHVKQHHNQPEKVSNCKFIAVKLHFWSGLLFALGFVLPKIWV from the coding sequence ATGACCACAACTTATCTGGAAAAATCTCATAGTAAACTGTGGCTAGCAGCAATAAAGCCACCAATGTACAGCGTTGCTGTAATCCCAATTACAGTGGGTACAGCAGTAGCTTTCGCCCAAACAAGCATTTGTAACAATTTGATATTTTTTACTTTTTTGGGTTCAGCAATTTTGATTATTGGGTGGCTGAATCTGAGTAACGATGTGTTTGACTCCCAGACGGGGATAGATAAAAATAAAGCTCATTCAGTAGTAAATTTGACAGGCAATAAAACCTTAGTATTCTGGATGAGTAATTTGTGTTTGGGGTTGGGTATCCTGGGAATTGGCGCGATCGCGTATTGGCAACAAGATTTAACCATACTGGGAATTATCGCCCTTTGCTGCTTCCTAGGATACACTTACCAAGGACCGCCGTTTCGCTTAGGTTATCAAGGTTTAGGCGAAATTATTTGCTTCCTCACCTTTGGTCCTTTGGCGATCGCGGCTGCATACTATTCCCAAACTCAAACCTTCTCTGGAATGAATATTGCCGCTTCGGTGGCGATCGGAATTACTACGTCAATAATCTTATTTTGTTCTCACTTTCATCAGGTAGAAGACGATCTCGCCGCCGGAAAAATCTCGCCAATCGTTCGTTTGGGAACCGCAAAAGGCGCGATCGTCCTCACTTGGGCTACTGGTAGCGTTTTCGCCCTGACAACTATTTGCGTCATTCTCGGCTATTTTCCCCTCGCTACCTTACTGATATTTGCTAGTTTACCTGCGGCTTGGCAATTAATTCGCCACGTCAAGCAGCATCACAACCAACCCGAAAAAGTCAGCAATTGTAAATTTATCGCCGTCAAGCTGCATTTTTGGAGTGGTTTACTCTTCGCGTTAGGCTTCGTTTTACCGAAAATTTGGGTTTAA